A genomic segment from Chrysiogenia bacterium encodes:
- the tuf gene encoding elongation factor Tu (EF-Tu; promotes GTP-dependent binding of aminoacyl-tRNA to the A-site of ribosomes during protein biosynthesis; when the tRNA anticodon matches the mRNA codon, GTP hydrolysis results; the inactive EF-Tu-GDP leaves the ribosome and release of GDP is promoted by elongation factor Ts; many prokaryotes have two copies of the gene encoding EF-Tu), with protein PEGTEMIMPGDNAQMEVELITPIAMEDGVRFAIREGGRTVGAGVVTEIIE; from the coding sequence TTCCCGAGGGAACGGAAATGATCATGCCGGGCGACAACGCCCAGATGGAAGTAGAACTCATCACCCCCATCGCCATGGAAGACGGCGTGCGCTTCGCAATCCGCGAAGGCGGACGCACCGTCGGAGCCGGCGTTGTTACGGAG